The Procambarus clarkii isolate CNS0578487 chromosome 24, FALCON_Pclarkii_2.0, whole genome shotgun sequence genome includes a region encoding these proteins:
- the LOC123761834 gene encoding putative uncharacterized protein ENSP00000383309: MSKTTIKNGNKRKKEEEDEALPTSGEALPTSGEALPTSGEGLPTSGEALPTSGEALPTSGEALPTSGEALPTSECMRISRSERETTSKLPHYQTTSKPLHCQTTSKRLHCQTTSKLPHCQTTSKRLHCQTTSKLLHCQTTSKPPHCQTTSKPLHCQTTSKLLHCQTTSKPLHCQTTSKPPHCQTTSKPLHCQTTSKPLHCQTTSKLPHCQTTSKRLHCQTTSKRLHCLRRPPNLSTARRPPNLSTARRPPNLSTARRPPNFSTARRPPNLSTARRPPNLSTARRPPNLSTARRPPILSTARRPPNLSTARRPPKLSTARRPPNFSTARRPPNLSTARRPPNFPTARRPPNLSTARRPPNFPTARRPPNLPTARRPPKLPTARRPPNLSTARRPPNFPTTRRPPNLPTARRPPNLSTARRPPNLYTARRPPNLPTARRPPNRPTASDDLQTCTLPQTTSKPVHCLRRPPNLYTARRPPNFPTARRPPNFPTARRPPNLSTARRPPNFPTARRPPNFPTARRPPNLPTARRPPNFPTARRPPNRPTARRPPNFPTARRPPNLPTARRPPNFPTARRPPNLPTARRPPNFPTARRPPNFPTARRPPNLSTARRPPNFPTARRPPNFPTARRPPNLSTARRPPNFPTARRPPNFPTTRRPPNLPTARRPPNFPTARRPPNLPTARRPPNFPTARRPPNRPTARRPPNLPTARRPPNFPTARRPPNLPTARRPPNFPTARRPPNFPTARRPPNLYTARRPPNLPTARRPPNFPTASDDLQTSPLPDDLQISPLPQTTSKPPHCLRRPPNLPTARRPPNFPTARRPPNLPTARRPPNFPTARRPPNSSPRTQNHYGNTET, encoded by the exons ATGTCGAAGACGACGATAAAGAATGGCAATAAgaggaagaaagaagaggaagatGAAG CTTTACCTACATCAGGTGAAGCTTTACCTACATCAGGTGAAGCTTTACCTACATCAGGTGAAGGTTTACCTACATCAGGTGAAGCTTTACCTACATCAGGTGAAGCTTTACCTACATCAGGTGAAGCTTTACCTACATCAGGTGAAGCTTTACCTACATCAGAGTGCATGCGG atctcccgctctgaaagggaa ACGACCTCCAAACTTCCCCACTACCAGACGACCTCCAAACCTCTCCACTGCCAGACGACCTCCAAACGTCTCCACTGCCAGACGACCTCCAAACTTCCCCACTGCCAGACGACCTCCAAACGTCTCCACTGCCAGACGACCTCCAAACTTCTCCACTGCCAGACGACCTCCAAACCTCCCCACTGCCAGACGACCTCCAAACCTCTCCACTGCCAGACGACCTCCAAACTTCTCCACTGCCAGACGACCTCCAAACCTCTCCACTGCCAGACGACCTCCAAACCTCCCCACTGCCAGACGACCTCCAAACCTCTCCACTGCCAGACGACCTCCAAACCTCTCCACTGCCAGACGACCTCCAAACTTCCCCACTGCCAGACGACCTCCAAACGTCTCCACTGCCAGACGACCTCCAAACgtctccactgcctcagacgACCTCCAAACCTGTCCACTGCCAGACGACCTCCAAACCTGTCCACTGCCAGACGACCTCCAAACCTGTCCACTGCCAGACGACCTCCAAACTTCTCCACTGCCAGACGACCTCCAAACCTCTCCACTGCCAGACGACCTCCAAACCTCTCCACTGCCAGACGACCTCCAAACCTCTCCACTGCCAGACGACCTCCAATCCTCTCCACTGCCAGACGACCTCCAAACCTCTCCACTGCCAGACGACCTCCAAAACTCTCCACTGCCAGACGACCTCCAAACTTCTCCACTGCCAGACGACCTCCAAACCTCTCCACTGCCAGACGACCTCCAAACTTCCCCACTGCCAGACGACCTCCAAACCTCTCCACTGCCAGACGACCTCCAAACTTCCCCACTGCCAGACGACCTCCAAACCTCCCCACTGCCAGACGACCTCCAAAACTCCCCACTGCCAGACGACCTCCAAACCTCTCCACTGCCAGACGACCTCCAAACTTCCCCACTACCAGACGACCTCCAAACCTCCCCACTGCCAGACGACCTCCAAACCTCTCCACTGCCAGACGACCTCCAAACCTCTACACTGCCAGACGACCTCCAAACCTCCCCACTGCCAGACGACCTCCAAACCGCCCCACTGCCTCAGACGACCTCCAAACCTGTACACTACCTCAGACGACCTCCAAACCTGTCCACTGCCTCAGACGACCTCCAAACCTCTACACTGCCAGACGACCTCCAAACTTCCCCACTGCCAGACGACCTCCAAACTTCCCCACTGCCAGACGACCTCCAAACCTCTCCACTGCCAGACGACCTCCAAACTTCCCCACTGCCAGACGACCTCCAAACTTCCCTACTGCCAGACGACCTCCAAACCTCCCCACTGCCAGACGACCTCCAAACTTCCCCACTGCCAGACGACCTCCAAACCGCCCCACTGCCAGACGACCTCCAAACTTCCCCACTGCCAGACGACCTCCAAACCTCCCCACTGCCAGACGACCTCCAAACTTCCCCACTGCCAGACGACCTCCAAACCTCCCCACTGCCAGACGACCTCCAAACTTCCCCACTGCCAGACGACCTCCAAACTTCCCCACTGCCAGACGACCTCCAAACCTCTCCACTGCCAGACGACCTCCAAACTTCCCCACTGCCAGACGACCTCCAAACTTCCCCACTGCCAGACGACCTCCAAACCTCTCCACTGCCAGACGACCTCCAAACTTCCCCACTGCCAGACGACCTCCAAACTTCCCCACTACCAGACGACCTCCAAACCTCCCCACTGCCAGACGACCTCCAAACTTCCCCACTGCCAGACGACCTCCAAACCTCCCCACTGCCAGACGACCTCCAAACTTCCCCACTGCCAGACGACCTCCAAACCGCCCCACTGCCAGACGACCTCCAAACCTCCCCACTGCCAGACGACCTCCAAACTTCCCCACTGCCAGACGACCTCCAAACCTCCCCACTGCCAGACGACCTCCAAACTTCCCCACTGCCAGACGACCTCCAAACTTCCCCACTGCCAGACGACCTCCAAACCTCTACACTGCCAGACGACCTCCAAACCTCCCCACTGCCAGACGACCTCCAAACTTCCCCACTGCCTCAGACGACCTCCAAACCTCCCCACTGCCAGACGACCTCCAAATTTCCCCACTGCCTCAGACGACCTCCAAACCGCCCCACTGCCTCAGACGACCTCCAAACCTCCCCACTGCCAGACGACCTCCAAACTTCCCCACTGCCAGACGACCTCCAAACCTCCCCACTGCCAGACGACCTCCAAACTTCCCCACTGCCAGACGACCTCCTAACAGCAGCCCTCGGACGCAAAATCATTATGGAAATACTGAGACATAA